Genomic segment of Corynebacterium appendicis CIP 107643:
AGACCCGCGAGCACGTTCTGCTCGCCCGCCAGGTCGGCGTTCCGTACATCCTCGTTGCACTGAACAAGTGCGACATGGTCGACGACGAGGAGATCATCGAGCTCGTCGAGATGGAGATCCGCGAGCTGCTCGCTGAGCAGGACTACGACGAGGAAGCTCCGATCACGCACATCTCCGCTCTCAAGGCTCTCGAGGGCGACGAGAAGTGGGTCCAGTCCGTGCTCGACCTCATGGAGGCTTGTGACAACTCCATCCCGGATCCGGAGCGCGAGACCGACAAGCCGTTCCTGATGCCGATCGAGGACATCTTCACCATTTCCGGCCGCGGTACCGTTGTTACCGGCCGTGTCGAGCGTGGTGTCCTGAACCTCAACGACGAGGTCGAGATCATCGGTATCCGCGAGAAGTCCCAGAAGACCACCGTCACCTCCATCGAGATGTTCAACAAGCTTCTCGACACCGCTGAGGCTGGCGACAACGCCGCTCTGCTGCTCCGTGGTCTGAAGCGCGAGGACGTCGAGCGTGGCCAGGTCATCATCGCCCCGGGCGCTTACACCCCGCACACCAAGTTCGAGGGTTCTGTCTACGTCCTGTCCAAGGACGAGGGCGGCCGCCACACCCCGTTCTTCGACAACTACCGTCCGCAGTTCTACTTCCGCACCACCGACGTCACCGGTGTTGTGAAGCTGCCGGAGGGCACCGAGATGGTCATGCCGGGCGACAACGTCGACATGTCCGTCGAGCTGATTCAGCCGGTCGCTATGGACGAGGGCCTGCGCTTCGCTATCCGCGAGGGCTCCCGCACCGTCGGCGCTGGCCGCGTCACCAAGATCCTGGACTAGTCTCGAGCTAGCTTCCTAGATCAAGCCGCATCCCGTTACGGGGTGCGGCTTTTCGCTTGCTTATCGACGCCTCCCGCAACCCTCCCCGCTGCTCCCCTGTGGATAAGTCCGTTTGTGGGCGGGTTATCCACAGATTTTCTGTGGCTTCTTTTTCGGGGTTGTTGTTCTGTTTAGCGTGTGGGGCATGAGCGATTTTGACGCGTTTCTTGGAACTCTTGGTAGCCCGATGGATATCCTGGCTGGTTTCGACCGTCAGGCTGCTCGTGCTGCCGGCGTCAAGCCCACCACGTATGTCGAGTGGGAAAAGGCCCACGAGGTCTACTTCGGTAAAACCCGGTTTCGCCGCCAGCAAGCCAATGCCGTTCGTGTTGCTAGGCAGACGGGGAAGTCTCTGGATCAGATCCTGTTCATCGAGCAGCAAGTGCGCGCCGTCGCCTCCGACCGGGAGACGTGGAAACTCCGCCTGGCCCTGCTGTCGGTGCGCGGCGACTACAAGACGCTGCAGCGCCGCGCCAAAGACATCATGTCAGCGCTCTTTGAAAAGTAGCCCAAAACGCTCCCCGAAAAGTAGCCCATCCGAAAAAGATTGGATGGGTGATTTCTTTGGAGCAATGGGCACAGATCCGATACCTGCGTGGGCAGGGTTTATCGATACGCAAGATTGCCAACGAGGTTGGCTGCGCGAAGAAGACTGTCGAGCGGGCACTGGCTTCGGATTCGCCTCCGAAATACCCGCCGCGTCGGGCTAAAACCACAAGTTTCGATGCCTTCGAACCACAAGTACGCGCGTTGCTGGCTGAAACTCCACGTCTTAACGCAAAAGTCATCGGACAGCGCGTTGGGTGGACCGGGTCAGAATCGTGGCTGCGCAAAAACATTGCCCGGATCCGACCCGAGTATCTTCCCGCAGACCCCGTGGACACGCTCACCCATCTTCCCGGGCGTGAAATCCAGTGCGACCTGACTTTTGCCGCCGGCGGGCTGCCCGATGCAAACGGTGTGCACCGACCATTCCCGGTGCTGGTGATGGCGGCATCGCATTCCCGATTCGCCGCCGCCTGTCTGCTACCAACCCGTCGCACCGACGACCTGATAGCCGGGATGTGGCAGCTCATCGAGCGCGACTTCAAAGCCGTGCCCGACCGGCTGGTATGGGACCGGGAAGCTGGCATCGGTAAGGCCCGCCTGTGTGAGCCAGTCGCTGCGTTCGCCGGTGCAATCGGCACCAAGATCGTCCAGGCCCCGCCGAGAGATCCGGAATCGAAAGGCATCGTTGAACGCACCAACGGCTATATGAAGCGCTCCTTTTTCCCAGGCCGGCACTTCAGCAACCCGCAGGATGTGCAAGACCAGCTCGATGAATAGTTTAGCACCGTGGCCAACACCCGCACCCATGCCACGTTGAAAACCCGCCCGATCGATCTGTTTCGCATCGACCAACAGTCCATGCGTCCACTTCCGCCGTATACCCCAACGATCGGGATCCGTCCTGCGGTACGCCTGCCACGCAACTACTACATCACCGTCGACACCAACCAATACAGCGTCGACCCCGCCTTCATCGACAGGCTTGTGACCGTGCGCACCTGTCTAGAAGAAATCACTGTCACAGGACCATCCGGCGAAATCGCTGCCTGCCACCGGCGTTACTGGGGCAAACACCACGTCATCACCGACCCTGCCCACCGACACGCCGCACGACGCATGCGACAGCTAATCACCGGACCCCAACGACACAACCACACACCAGACAACGACGTAGAGGTAGCCGACTTAGCCATCTACGACTCAATCGCCTAGCCCCCCAAAGAAGATTGGATTCGACTATGCCCCACACGCACGCCCACGACACCCAAGCAACGATTGCGCACCTGTCACAGACGCTGAAAGCCCCACGTATCAACACCGTATACGCCACCATTGCTGAACAAGCACGCGCAGAATCGTATACCTACGAGGAATACCTCGCCGCGGTACTTTCAGTAGAAGCCACCGCACGCGCTGAATCCGGAGCGCGCCAACGCGTTAAACGAGCCGGTTTTCCAGCAGTCAAAACCATCGCCGATTTCGACTTCGGCGCCCAACCCGGCATCGACCGCGCCGACATCGCTCGACTAGAAACCGGTGCCTGGGTCGCAACCGCTGAAAACGTCGTCCTTCTAGGCCCACCAGGCACCGGAAAAACACACCTAGCTACAGCCCTAGGCATAACCGCTGCTCAGCAAGGCTACCGAGTACTGTTCGACACCGCCGCAGGGTGGATCAACACACTCACCGAGGCACACAACACCGGACGACTCGAATCCGTACTCAAACGCCTAAGCGGATACCACCTGCTCATCATCGACGAACTCGGATACATCCCCGTTGAGGCAGACGCAGCAAACCTCTTCTTCCAACTCGTCTCACGCCGATACGAACACGGATCCATCATCGTCACATCCAACCTGGCTTTTTCCCAATGGGCCCAATGCTTCGGAGACGTCACCGTCGCAACTGCCATGGTCGACCGCATCGTCCACCACGCAAAAATCTTCCAACACCGAGGAGTAAGCCACCGCATCAAAGGCCGCGAACTCACAACACCACAAACAAATCAGGCACAATAACTACGACCACACTGGGCTACTTTTCAAAGAGCGCCAGTGGGCTACATTTCGAAGAGCACTCACACATCATCCCCGACCCGGACGCCGATACACCCGCCCCGGAGTCCACGGTGCGGTTCGGCCGGACGCGGAAAGGCAAGCGGACGTTGATCGCCACCGGTGAAGAACGTGTCATCGCCGACCTGGAACACGCCCTGCGGAAGGGGCTCGACCCCAACCGGCCTGAGGGCCCGCAGATGTATGAGGCGTTCGCGGAGCTCCTGCGGGGCGGTGCCGGGGTTGCGGAGTCTGTGCCGCGCCCGCTGATCCAGGTCCCGCTTTCCGAGCACATCAGGATCCTCGCAGGCGAGGGGGATGAGACGATCCTGGGGTTGTCGGACGGCACCACCATGACCGGTGCGGAGTATCTGACTCACTATTACTCGAAGGATTTGGAGGTGGCGTTGTTCCACCCGCAGGCGGGTGCGGTGAACCTGTACCACGCGAAGCGGTTCGCCAACGCCAAGCAACGTGATCTGGCGCGGGCGACGTTGACGACGTGTCCGGTGCCGGATTGCCGGCACGCGGCGGATAATTGCGAGGTCCACCACATCACACCGTGGGCGCGTGGCGGGCCGACGAACATGGACAACCTGTCGGTGTTGTGCAGGTACCACAACCGCACCAACGACGACGACCCCCACCGCAACCACCGGGGCCGAATACACATCCGCAACGGCACCCCGACATGGGTCTCCCCGCGCGGAGCACCAGTACCGAACACCACACACCAATACGGTGCCATGCACCTGTTGTTCGGAAGCTAGTTCGGAACCTGACCACACCACCAGGCCGAGGGCGAAACAGCCCTGCGGCCACGTAGGTGCGCGCCAAAACTAATCTGTGGGTGCTCTCCGAAATGTAGCTCACGGGTGCTCTTCGAAAAGGAGCCCAGGCAGTTTTAGCTCGCCGCGCGCTTTCGTGTCATCGTCGGCGGCCGACGTAGGCTGGGCTTTGTGCATGATCCCACCCGTATCCCGCGCGTACTCGACCAGCTCCGCAGAACGTGGGAGGGCCAGCCGGACCTACCGCTGGCAACGCTTTTCGGCATCCTGGCTAACCGCGGCGCCGGCTGGGGCACGACGGACGAGGAACTCGAACAGTTGCTTATCGACGAATCCTCCTCCCACCCCTCCGACCTTCCCCTTTCAGCGGACCGCCGCGTGGACGGCGACTTTCTCATCGAGACAGACTCGCCCGCGCACCGCGTCACATTGACAGCGGCCGGCGATGTGGTGGTGCGCTCGGCTGGCGACCGCGACCGCCAGCCCAGCTTGTGGCAGTACACCTCGGTACGCCCGACGGGACCTGGCAGGATGCTCACGGTCGCTGACAGCGAGGGCGTAGAACACCGCCTGGGAATGGTCGCTCTGATTTCCCGGATCGTGGACTCCCGCGGCGCGTCTATGGCAGTAGCTGACGAATCCCTCCGTGAACCAGCTATTTCTGATCTCACCGCATCTGACCGCTCCGCACCCGACCAAGGCCCGGCTAACCACGTCGGCACCGCACCATCACGTGCGAAAAATATCGACGGATTGGAACGCGGCGAGATCGGCAATTCAGTCTGGCTGGTTCCCCTCGCCGATGGAGCACGGCTGCTGATCACCCAACGTCTGCACTGTTGGCAGGTCGAGAGGCGTGAAGTGACCAAAACAACGCACGCCTGGAGCCAGGTCGTGCGTTGTCGTGTGGGCGAGAACTTCGCCTATGTGGCAGGGGGAGGGGAGAGGGTGGAGTTGGGGGTCGTCGATAAGCTGCTGCTTGTGGAGAGCTAAGCCGTGACCTTGTCGAGGTGCAGCTTGAACACGGTGTCCATGTCCATTGTGTCCACTGCATCGCGGAAGTCGGCGTCGATCGCCTCGACGAATGCCACAACGGTCTCCAAGTCGAAGTCCGGGTTAGCCGTGATGGTGAAGGTGGCGGTCGGGCGGTCGCCGACGTAGGCAACGGTCTGCTTCGCCTGTTTCACGATCTCGGATCCCTCCGCGTGGTTGCATGCCGCCTGCGCAAGGCGCGCCACGTTGATGCGGGTGTCGCCGAGGTCCGGCTGCGCGGTGCCGATGAACCGGTTGCTGAACCCGCGGTTGCGTATATTCGGCATGATCAGCCACAGACCGAGAATGAACGCGCCGAGCATTGTGCCGATCAACGCGGCGGTGTACCAGTTCATGCCCGGTACGTCGGTGATCAGGGAGCGGTTTATGCCGCGCACGAACTCGGAGACATACGGGATGTCCCAGTGCAGGGCGGCCGGGACGAGCCCGCCGGCGAGAAGGACCAGGCCGAGCAGGAAGATGATCAGCCGGTCGAAGAATGCCAGTCTGCGTGTCATGCCAGCTCCTTCGCTTGGGACGGGCGGTGGATGTTCACGCGGACCTGCGGGGTCTGCGCGAGCCGCTGCATTTCGCCGCCGAGGACGTCGGTGAGGCGGTGGTCGAGATCCGCGGAACCGTCGTCTTCAACGTCGACGGTGAGCTTCTTCCGCGTCGCGCGGGAGGCGATGTTGGAGCGGCCGAGTTCGTTGCGCGCGGACGCGGTGGCTTTGCGCGCGACGTCGACGGGGCGCATCCAAATCGAGGAAGCGGAGTCGACGCGGACGTAGCGGCGCGGGCGCGGCTTGAACGCGGTGATGATCAGCCACAGGCCGACGAGCGCGACGACGATGCCGACGGTGACGCCGACCGGATTTACGGTCGCGGTGCCCAGCCAGTCAAGCACGGGGCGGACCCAGGAGTTTTCGGGGTCGTTTTCTTGGTAGCGGTACCACAGGTCGCGCCCGATAACGGCGGACAGCGCGAGGAGCACCAGTCCGAGGAGAATGGTCAGCCAGCGAACGGCGGGGTTGCCTTTGGGCTCGGCGCCGGAGCGTGGGCCGGTGAATTCGGGTGTCGGTTTAGTCACGGTCGTTGCACCTCCTTGTTGTCGCCGGGGCGGATCCGCACGGTCTGGGTGGAGCCGCCGATGGGCTTGGCGAGGGCGTCGTCGTCCGCGCGGTCGGGCTCGATGGTGATTTCAGCGAGCGGGCGCTGCGGAGGCAGGTGCGGGGAGACGACGTCAAGGCGCGGAACGGTGATCGCGCGCAGCGGTTCGGGCATTGGCCTGACGACGTCCACATATCTCCCCCTTTCCACCGTGATCTCCGCCAGTGGCCGCTGCGCCGGCAGGGACACCGGTGCGGGCTGCGGGCGGCGCTTGATCTCGACGAGGCGCGGCGGTCGCGGCGCGGGGCGCTCCGCGGGGATGCGCGGTGCAACCCGGGTGACCTCGATCTTCTTCAGCGGCGCCGGCGCGGGCACGCTGATGTGGCGCGGGCGCGTCGGCTTCTCGATGCCGACTGCCTTAAGCGGCGCCATACCCGGCATCTCCGGGCTGACTGGTCGCACCGGCTCCGGGGTATCCACGTGAGTGATGCGGAGCGGCTCCGGCGTGTCGACGGACGCGGGACGCAGTGGCGGTGGCGTCTCCACGTGGCGGATCTGCACCGGGTCCGGAGTGTGGACGTGGCGCAGGGCGGTGTATGTCGAGTCGTCGACGGTGATGTCGGCGAGCTTTACCGGCGCCTGGACGTGCGGCGAGGACACCTTCGACCGCTGCACGCGGATGGCCACCGGGGCGATGCCCGTCGGGTGGTGGAGCAGGTCGTTGCGGGTGACGCGCTGGCCCAGCGGCGCGGACTCGGCGTCCACGACGACGATGTTGACTTTCTGCACCGTCAGGCCCGTCAACGTCTCCACGTGGGAGCCGATCGTCTCGCGCACCTCGTCGGTGATCGCGCCGACGGGAGCGGGGTAGGAGCTGACGATCTCGACGTCGAGAATCACTGAGCCCGCAGGCCTGTCGATCTGCGCGTTCACGCGCGGGAAACTGCGGCCCGCCAGGCCCGCGAGCTTCGCGTCGACGGAGCGCACGCCCGGAACGGACAGGACGGCAACTTCGCCAATGTGCTCGACGGTCTTTTCGCTAATGCGGTACGAGGCTGGATCCATTACCCACGACCCCGCCCGGAGGTGGTGCTGACGAGTTCAGCTAGATCGATGCGGCCTTCCAGTTGTGCGCCGACGACACCGCCGATGGCGCCGAACAGGAGCGTGAAGAGGAACCCGATCCAGCCGCCGAGGATCAAAGCGAACGCCAGCACGATACCGATGACGGAACCGAGGACGGTCTTATTGGAGAAAATGTTCATGTGTATTCCACATTTCTTGTGCGTTCTGATGCATTGGTGAACGGTGGTGTGACGTACCCGGCCGCCCACGCGACGCCGGTGTGCGAGGCAACCGAGCGCGGCCGCCCCTGCCGACGCAACCGGCTCTGTTGACTACGCGGCATCGTCGAACACGACGTCGATGCGCGGTTCGGAGCCAGCGCTCGAACCCGAGTCCGAACCGGCGCCCGAGTCCGAGTCAGCGTTCGAGCCCAAAGCGAGCTCAGCGAAAGCCGGCAGCGCCAGCACCGCCGACCGCACATCGGTCACGATCGCGGGGATCTGGCGGCGGGAGGACAGGTCGTAGGTGAGGTGCAGGGCGAGGTGGGGGACGGTGTCGTCGATAAGCTGAATGCCTTCGATCATCGCGCCGCTGACCCGCAGGAATGCTTGCCCCATGCGGCCGCCGGACACTCCCGCCACACCGTCGACTGACAGCGCCACGTCGCGGATTGCTTCTGCGGCATCTTGTGTGACGGAGAATGCGGCCATTCTTACTGGTCCAGAGCCTGCTGGTTGGACTGCTGGACGGCCTGCTCGGTCTCGGTGGCCTCCTCCGGCAGGTTGACGTCGTGGACGGTGACATCGACGCGGTCGACGATCAGGCCGGTCATGCGGGTGATCGCGATGGTGATGTTCTCGCGGATTGCATTAGCCAGCTCGTGGATAGCGACGCCGTACTCGGCGATGACAGCGACAGCGATGTTCGCGTGGCCGTTCTCGACCGCGACGTTGACACCCTGCTGGACGTTCGTGGACGACGTCAGGGACTCGCGCACAGCACCCCACATGCGGGCAGCGCCGCCGCCCAGGTTGTGCACGCCGGAGACCTCGCGGGCCGCGATGCCGGCGATCTTGCCCACGACGTTGTCGTCGATGACGGTGGTGCCGTGCTCGGTCTCGAGCACCTCGTTGCGCGGCTGTGCCTGCGTCTCCGGGGTGGTGGTGCCGCCGGTCGCCGGGGTGTTCTGGGTGTTGTTCGCGTTGTTGTCGGCCATGACAATCCTTTCAGCAGGTCTTTCGCGGTTTTATAGTGTCAGTGTGATGCGCCGTTAAAACCGTTCGGCTTAACAGAGGCCAATCGTATGTGTAAAAGTCTGGTCCGGCCATGGTCGCGGCGAATTGACACCAATTCGATACATTCCGTGCTATTTGCGTTTTCGCCGACCAGTGTGTTTGAATACTCGAGTTGCTTTAACACGGCGCATTTGCGCTGCTGGTAAGGCGAACATGACACCTTTGCACGACGAGCTTCGCTTATCGACGAAGGACCCGCGATCGAGCACAGGCCACCGCTTAAGAGTCGGCACTCTCGAGACCGGGGACCGGAGAAGGGGCATGGCAAATAAACAGCGGCAGTACGTAAGGGCCACGTGGGTGTGGTCGTCGATAGGCGATCATGCTTCATTCAACCCCTTCCGAGCCTGACGATGGGGACTCGTTCCCAGCGGAAGCACTGAACATGCGCTGTTTAGGCGCGTGCGCACCTTCCGCCGATCGTCGTGGCAGTCATTCGTTTGAACAGACACTGGCGTTGGCGCCGGCCCTAAACCGGACAACGTTATAGAGAAACTGAAAGCTATCAACCCCACCTCTTCTGTGGCGCGCGTAAGCGAGACGCAGAACGTGGGAAGCGAGGAAGAGGTTAACGTGGCGGGACAGAAGATCCGCATTCGGCTCAAGGCCTACGACCACGAAGCGATCGACGCATCTGCGAAGAAGATCGTTGAGACGGTCACCCGCACGGGTGCCCGCGTCGTCGGACCGGTGCCGTTGCCCACTGAAAAGAACGTGTACGCCGTTATTCGTTCTCCCCACAAGTACAAGGACTCGCGCGAGCACTTCGAGATGCGCACCCACAAGCGCCTCATCGACATCCTCGACCCGACGCCGAAGACGGTCGATGCCCTCATGCGCATCGACCTCCCCGCGAGCGTTGACGTGAACATCCAGTAGGGAGAACAAGACATATGACTAACGAGATCAAGGGCATTCTGGGCCGCAAGCTCGGTATGACCCAGATCTTCGACGAGGAGAACCGGGTCATCCCGGTGACCGTCGTCGAGGCTGGGCCGTGCGTTGTCACCCAGATCCGCACTGAAGAGACCGATGGCTACTCCGCCATCCAGATCGCCTACGGCGAAATCGACCCCCGTAAGGCAAAGAAGCCTCAGGCAGGCCACTACAAGAAGGCCGGCCAGAACCCGCGCCGCCACGTGGCAGAGATCCGCATGGACGACACCTCTGCTTACGAGCTCGGCCAGGAAGTGACCGTCAACATCTTCGAGGACGAGGTCTTCGTCGACGTTGCCGGCACCACCAAGGGCAAGGGCTACGCAGGCGCCATGAAGCGTCACGGCTTCGCAGGTCAGGGTGCCGCCCACGGTAACCAGGCCGCGCACCGCCGCGTCGGCTCCATTGGTGGCTGCGCCACCCCGGGCCGCGTGTTCAAGGGCACCCGCATGGCTGGCCGCATGGGCGGCAACCGTGTGACCACCCAGAACCTCAAGATTCAAAGGATCGACGGCGACTCTAATCTGCTCCTCATCAAGGGTGCTATCCCGGGTGCCAAGGGCAGCCTCGTCACCGTCAAGACCGCAGTGAAGGGCGGTGCTCACGCATGACACTGACACTTGATGTCCACACCGCTGACGGAGCCACCAAGGGTTCCGTCGAGCTCCCGGCTGAGTTTTTCGACCGTGAGGCATCTGTTCCGCTGATGCACCAGGTCGTCACCGCGCAGCTTGCCGCTAAGCGTCAGGGCACCCACGCCACGAAGACTCGTGGCATGGTTGCCGGCGGCGGCAAGAAGCCGTTCCGTCAGAAGGGCACCGGCCGCGCCCGCCAGGGTTCGATCCGTGCTCCGCACTTCACCGGCGGCGGCACCGTCCACGGCC
This window contains:
- the tuf gene encoding elongation factor Tu, encoding MAKEKFERTKPHVNIGTIGHVDHGKTTTTAAITKVLADAYPEENKAFAFDTIDKAPEERERGITINISHVEYNTPKRHYAHVDAPGHADYIKNMITGAAQMDGAILVVAATDGPMPQTREHVLLARQVGVPYILVALNKCDMVDDEEIIELVEMEIRELLAEQDYDEEAPITHISALKALEGDEKWVQSVLDLMEACDNSIPDPERETDKPFLMPIEDIFTISGRGTVVTGRVERGVLNLNDEVEIIGIREKSQKTTVTSIEMFNKLLDTAEAGDNAALLLRGLKREDVERGQVIIAPGAYTPHTKFEGSVYVLSKDEGGRHTPFFDNYRPQFYFRTTDVTGVVKLPEGTEMVMPGDNVDMSVELIQPVAMDEGLRFAIREGSRTVGAGRVTKILD
- a CDS encoding helix-turn-helix domain-containing protein; the protein is MISLEQWAQIRYLRGQGLSIRKIANEVGCAKKTVERALASDSPPKYPPRRAKTTSFDAFEPQVRALLAETPRLNAKVIGQRVGWTGSESWLRKNIARIRPEYLPADPVDTLTHLPGREIQCDLTFAAGGLPDANGVHRPFPVLVMAASHSRFAAACLLPTRRTDDLIAGMWQLIERDFKAVPDRLVWDREAGIGKARLCEPVAAFAGAIGTKIVQAPPRDPESKGIVERTNGYMKRSFFPGRHFSNPQDVQDQLDE
- a CDS encoding Mu transposase domain-containing protein — its product is MANTRTHATLKTRPIDLFRIDQQSMRPLPPYTPTIGIRPAVRLPRNYYITVDTNQYSVDPAFIDRLVTVRTCLEEITVTGPSGEIAACHRRYWGKHHVITDPAHRHAARRMRQLITGPQRHNHTPDNDVEVADLAIYDSIA
- the istB gene encoding IS21-like element helper ATPase IstB, whose product is MPHTHAHDTQATIAHLSQTLKAPRINTVYATIAEQARAESYTYEEYLAAVLSVEATARAESGARQRVKRAGFPAVKTIADFDFGAQPGIDRADIARLETGAWVATAENVVLLGPPGTGKTHLATALGITAAQQGYRVLFDTAAGWINTLTEAHNTGRLESVLKRLSGYHLLIIDELGYIPVEADAANLFFQLVSRRYEHGSIIVTSNLAFSQWAQCFGDVTVATAMVDRIVHHAKIFQHRGVSHRIKGRELTTPQTNQAQ
- a CDS encoding HNH endonuclease signature motif containing protein, giving the protein MRFGRTRKGKRTLIATGEERVIADLEHALRKGLDPNRPEGPQMYEAFAELLRGGAGVAESVPRPLIQVPLSEHIRILAGEGDETILGLSDGTTMTGAEYLTHYYSKDLEVALFHPQAGAVNLYHAKRFANAKQRDLARATLTTCPVPDCRHAADNCEVHHITPWARGGPTNMDNLSVLCRYHNRTNDDDPHRNHRGRIHIRNGTPTWVSPRGAPVPNTTHQYGAMHLLFGS
- a CDS encoding DUF6286 domain-containing protein, whose amino-acid sequence is MTKPTPEFTGPRSGAEPKGNPAVRWLTILLGLVLLALSAVIGRDLWYRYQENDPENSWVRPVLDWLGTATVNPVGVTVGIVVALVGLWLIITAFKPRPRRYVRVDSASSIWMRPVDVARKATASARNELGRSNIASRATRKKLTVDVEDDGSADLDHRLTDVLGGEMQRLAQTPQVRVNIHRPSQAKELA
- a CDS encoding Asp23/Gls24 family envelope stress response protein gives rise to the protein MDPASYRISEKTVEHIGEVAVLSVPGVRSVDAKLAGLAGRSFPRVNAQIDRPAGSVILDVEIVSSYPAPVGAITDEVRETIGSHVETLTGLTVQKVNIVVVDAESAPLGQRVTRNDLLHHPTGIAPVAIRVQRSKVSSPHVQAPVKLADITVDDSTYTALRHVHTPDPVQIRHVETPPPLRPASVDTPEPLRITHVDTPEPVRPVSPEMPGMAPLKAVGIEKPTRPRHISVPAPAPLKKIEVTRVAPRIPAERPAPRPPRLVEIKRRPQPAPVSLPAQRPLAEITVERGRYVDVVRPMPEPLRAITVPRLDVVSPHLPPQRPLAEITIEPDRADDDALAKPIGGSTQTVRIRPGDNKEVQRP
- a CDS encoding Asp23/Gls24 family envelope stress response protein; this translates as MADNNANNTQNTPATGGTTTPETQAQPRNEVLETEHGTTVIDDNVVGKIAGIAAREVSGVHNLGGGAARMWGAVRESLTSSTNVQQGVNVAVENGHANIAVAVIAEYGVAIHELANAIRENITIAITRMTGLIVDRVDVTVHDVNLPEEATETEQAVQQSNQQALDQ
- the rpsJ gene encoding 30S ribosomal protein S10, whose product is MAGQKIRIRLKAYDHEAIDASAKKIVETVTRTGARVVGPVPLPTEKNVYAVIRSPHKYKDSREHFEMRTHKRLIDILDPTPKTVDALMRIDLPASVDVNIQ
- the rplC gene encoding 50S ribosomal protein L3, which gives rise to MTNEIKGILGRKLGMTQIFDEENRVIPVTVVEAGPCVVTQIRTEETDGYSAIQIAYGEIDPRKAKKPQAGHYKKAGQNPRRHVAEIRMDDTSAYELGQEVTVNIFEDEVFVDVAGTTKGKGYAGAMKRHGFAGQGAAHGNQAAHRRVGSIGGCATPGRVFKGTRMAGRMGGNRVTTQNLKIQRIDGDSNLLLIKGAIPGAKGSLVTVKTAVKGGAHA